Genomic window (Comamonas endophytica):
AGCGCCGAAGAGGAGCTGCTGCTGCGCACCTACCTCCCGCACCGGCCTGCAGGCCTGCTGGTCACGGGCTTCGACCGCAGCGACACCGCGCTGCAGCTCATTGCCCAGAGCGGCGTGCCCTGCGTGCACCTGATGGAGACCAGCGACTCGCCAGGCGTGGCCTGCGTGGGATTTTCCCAGACCGATGCCGGCGCGGCCATCACCCAGCACCTGCTGGACCGGGGCCGCAGGCGCATCGCGTTCTGCGGCGCGCAGCTCGACCCGCGCGTGCTGCAGCGCGCCGAGGGCTACCGCCGTTGCCTGCGCGCGGCCGGGCTGTACGACCCCGGGCTCGAACTGCTCAGCCCGGAGCGCTCGTCGATTGCATTGGGGGCGCGCCTTTTCGAGCAGATGCTGCAGCGCATGCCCGATATCGACGCGATTTTCTTTTGCAACGACGACATCGCCCAGGGCGGGCTGCTGGCTGCGCACCGCCTGGGCGTTGCGGTGCCTTCGCGCATCGCGGTGGCCGGCTTCAACGACCTGGCCGGCAGCGACCAGATGGTGCCGCCGCTCACCACCGTACGCACCCCGCGCAGCGAGGTCGGGCGCGAAGGTGCCAGCATGCTGCTGGGGATGATGCGCGGCACGCCCGCGCCCGCGCAGTGCGTGCAGCTCGGTTATGAGCTGATCGTGCGCGAAAGCACCTGAAGGGCCAGGCGCCGGCATGGGCCTCCATTGGCACCGACGCTCGCGCGGTCGCAGCGGACCACGCAGTGCGCGCCTCCCGCCGGCATGCCGGTGCTGGCTTGCACAATCCAATCAGCTGTCTATTTGAATGCTGCAATCGATATTTGCAGGCTATTTGTGCACGACGGCTTCGATTTGGAGGTAAAGCATGCCAATCCACCCCTGCCTTGCATGGGCGGCCAAGCTGGTGCCCAGCGGTTTCCCCGGTTGGCAGCAACCGCGGGCCGGCAAGGAGTATTGCGGCGGACGCGGATGCGTTCGGAAACGCCATGGTCGAGCCCGGCGCGCGTGCCTTCCCAGGCTTTGAGGTCCATCGATCGCTGACTCCCGCAGAGGCCCATCTGCATGGTATGCAGGCTTTCCGCGCCGGCTGGAACCAGGGGTTCGCCCATAGCTCGATCAAGATGCTGATCAGCGCCATCGGCGCGCCGCAGTTGCTCGAACATCTGGAGAATTTCAAGAGAAATACGCTTGAAGCGCAGGAAATTGCCGCTGCCGAGCAGTTCATCGGCATCATCCAACAGGCTTACCACCCGTCCGGCATGGTGGATACCGAGAGTTTCATCAACAGCCTGCAGCATCTCACGCCCTTCGATCAGTGCAACAGCCGGGGCAAATGGAACTTCCTGGTCAAAAGCGATCTGTTCACCCCGGAAAGGGAGCCAAGGCAATTCCTGCCGCTGTTCTGCGAACTGTTTCGCCTCGACACCCTTCCCGGCTGGTCTTTCGACATCGACGAGACCTACATCCATCAAGGCGAGGAACAGATCAACTACCCCATCAGGAACCGTTTCGAGATGTTTCAGTCGGTCGAGTTGGAGCCCAGGGCCCCTTTGGATCTGCGGCCCTTCGACCTGCAAAACGCCGTGGACCAGCTGCATGCCGATCAGCAGCGGCAGGTGAAGTGGGGCGAGGGCGACGCGCATTTCACCACGGTGAAGGTGCGCCGGCAGGTGTGCATCGCGGATGTGGAGCAGTTCAAGCGCTTGACGCTCGGCCTGCCGCAGGGCAAGGCCGTGGTGATACCCGCTGGCTTTCCCGATTCCGTCACCCTCCCGGCCCCTCGATCGGAAGACCGGACGCAAGCTTGTGCTGACGCTTGCGCCCAAGGAGGTCGTGACGCTGAACATCCCGAACTACGGAGTCCACATCAGAAACCGCGAGGGGCAATGGCTGACCCACACCGACCGGAATGTCTCGCCCGATCACGCCCGGTTCGATGCGAATGTCGCCAGGCTCATCAACTTTGCCGTGATCGGCGTGGTGCCGGCACAGTGATTTTCCGGCCGCTGCGGCAGGGCCATGGCGCAGTGCGCCGGCATGGGCATCGGCGGGCGCCGACGGTGGCGCGGTAGCAGCCGGCCGTTGCAGATATGCGCCTTGCTGGCATGCATATTCCAGCCCCGGCAGTTCAATGGAGGTGACCGACCGCATACAGCATGCTTGCCGGTTGCCTGTTGCCCAACCGCTGTTGCCCTGGAGGTTCCACATGATGTCCCACCAACGTTTGCAATGGAGCGCCATGTTCGTGGCTGTCGGCATGCTGGCTGGCTGCGGCGGTGGCGGCGGCAGTGACGAATCGGCCGCCGGACTGACTGCCGTGGAAAAACCGCCCGCCGCCGCGGCAACGCCGACAACGCCGGTAGCGCCACCAACGCAAGCGGCACCTGCGACGCCCGCAACGCCCGCAGCGCCGGCTGCGCCAGCAACGCCGTCAGCGGACAAGCCGCCTCCGGGATCGGCACCTCCGGCATTGGCGAACAATGCAGGTCAGGACGCGAAGAAAGCCATTGATCCCGAAGACTTCCACCGTCATCCAATGAACGGCTTCGACGCCTGGGGCTACAGCTATGCAAATGCCCCCCTGAAGCTGCTGATAAGCGCGGTCGGGCCGAAGCCGTTGCTCGATCACCTCGAGAGTTTCAAAAAAGCTGCCAGGAATTCAGAGGAAAGCGCGGCCGCGAGCCGGTTCATCGATCTCATCCACGCCGCATACCGCAACTCGAAGCCCGTCGACACGAAGGGGTTCATCACAGGCTTGCAGAACCTCGCGCCTTTCAACAAGCGCGATGCTGCGGGCGAGCTCGAATTCAAGCTCGACACCGAGTCGTACCTGAGGCACAAGGATCCGGCAAAGTTCCTGTCGTTGCTCGCAGAGGCGTTTCGTTTCGACACCTTTCCCGGCTGGTCTTTTGACGTCGATGAGACCTATGTGCACCACGGGCAGGAGCGCCCCCACCAAGTCGCCAGGAACAGCTTCCAGATGTTCCAGCCGGTACGGCTGAGCGAGGTCAAACCTGCGGACTATGCGAGTTTCAGCCTGCAGAAATTGGTCGACCTTCTGTATGCCGAAGCACAGGCACAGGTGAAGTGGAACGAGGGCGACGCAAATCCCACCACCGTGAAACTGCGCAGGCAGCCCAGCATTGCGGATGCGCAAGTGTTCAAGCGCCTGACCATTCAAGTGCAGGGACCTGCCGGACGACCGTTGACGATTTTCCTGGCCGATTCCGTCACGCTTGCCGTTATCGACCGGAAAACCCAACAGAGGGTAGTGCTCACAATGGCTCCACGGGAAGCGCTCATGTGGAGCCACTCCCGCTATGTCGTTCGCATCAGGAACGAGCACGGAAAGTGGATGACGCACGATGACAGCTTCGTATCCGAGATGGGCCCCGGTGACATGGGGGATCAAGTCGAGCTGCTCAACTTCGCCGTGACACACATTGCACCGGCCCCCTGAAGGAAATGGCGCATGGCTCTCGCAGAGAACAACGCTGTCCCTGCGCGTTCTCCGCGAGACCGAGCCATGCGCCTGCACGTCACCGGTGCCTGTGGATCCGGCACTTCCACGCTGGGCCGGGCGCTTGCCATGGAGCTTGGCGCAGCGTTCATCGAGGCCGACGATATCTTCTGGCAGCCCTCCGACCCGCCCTTTCAGATCATCCGCCCGGCCTGGCAGCGGTGCGCGTTGCTGCTGACGGCGTTTGCGCGCCACCCGGCCAGCGTGGTGTCGGGCTCGGTCTACGCCTGGGGTCCCGAAGTGGAGGATGCGTTCGACGGCATCGTGTTTCTCTATGTCGACACCGCGCTGCGCGTGCAGCGCCTGCGAGCCCGTGAACAGGCACTGTACGGCAAGGTGATCCCCGAATTCATCGAATGGGCGGCGCAGTACGACACCGGCCCACCGCGCGGGCGCAGCCTGGCGCGGCAGCGCGCATGGCTAGCGGCGCGCAGCTGTCCGGTGCTGCGGCTCGAAGGCGATATGTCGACCGGGCAGCGGCTGGCGCACATACGCCAATGGCTGCAGGCCCCAGGCGGGCCACGTGTGCCTGCGCGGCCATGAAACAAGGGCTGTGCACGATCCCAAGCCAGTGGCCGCCGACGGCCGGATGGTCGGGGCCGTCCGCGCCCTGGGGGCAACTGGAGGGCATGCGTGTGGACGCTCTCGAAGTTCAATGGCGGTGAGAGCCAGATACGCCAGCAATATCTGCTGGGTATAGGGTGCGCGCCAACCGTTATGCCAGGAGGTCCAGACATGTCGACCAACCAACGCCTGCCATGGGGCGCCCTGCTCGTGGCAACCGGCATTCTCGCCGGATGCGGCGGGGGATCAGGAGGCGACGGCGATACGCCGCTGCAAACGATCACGGGCCCCACCCGGCCCTCGGGATTCATATCTCCCAATGTGACCATCACCGTGGGCGCCGACGCGGCCAGGCCCACCGCTCCCGAAGACTTCCACCGCCATCAGATGAATGGCTTCCGTGCCTGGCGCTTGGACTATGCCAATGCATCGCTCAAGCTGCTGATCAGCGCCATTGGACCCAAACCCCTGCTGGACCACCTGGAAAACTTCAGGAAAACTGCCAGGACTCCAGAGGAAAGCGGCGCCGCCGCACAGTTCATCGATCTCATCCACAAGGCCTACACTGCCGACGCGAGTGTGGACACCGAAGCATTCATCCTCGGTCTTCAAGAGCTTGCACCCTTCAACAAGCGAAATGCTGCGGGCGACTCGGAGTTCAAGCTTCGAAGCGATTTCCCGTTCACGCAGCAGGATCCGGAAAGATTCCTGCCGCTGATCTCGCAATTGTTCCGCCTGGACACCCTGCCGGGGTGGTCTTTCGATATCGACGAGACCCATATCCACCAAGGACAGGAGCGCGCGCAGCGCAGTGCGAGGAACAGTTTCCAGATGTTCCAGCCAGTCCAGCTGAACCGGGTGAAATCCGAGGACCTCAAGGCATTCAAGCTGCAGACCCTCGTGGATTTGCTGCATGCGGACCAGGAAGCGCTGGTGAAGTGGAACGACGCCGACGCGCAAGCCACCGCAGTGAAGGTGCGCAGGCAGGTAAGCATTCCCGATGTGGAAAATTTCAAGCGTTTGACCATCTGGCTGCAGGGCCAAACGTCCGAAAACACCTCGTACTCCTTGAACGATACGGCCACGCTCCCGGCCATCGACCAGAAAACCAAGCAGAAGATAGTGCTGACGCTGGCAGCCAAGGAAGCGGTCATGTGGAGTGGCACGCGCTACGTCATCCGCATCAAGGACGACGAGGGGTGGTGGATCAAGCATGACGACAGCTTCGTGTCCCCTGCGGGCGCTGGTGACGACAAGCATGCTGCAACGCTGATCAACTTCGCCGTGACCAACGTTGCGCCTGCGCCCTGAGATCCATCAGCGCTGCCGCCGGCGCCGGCATGGCCGCTGCAGACGCCTGAACTTCGGCGCCGTGCCGCGCTCGGCATATGCCGGTACCATCGGCATGCACAGACCTCACGCTACGGGCGGTGCCCCTCTGCCGTCTCCGGCACAACCCCCACATAACGCCCGCGCGGCCGGATCACCTGCGCCACCTGCAACTGCTCCAGGCTGTGCGCCAGCAGGCCGATGCTGCGCGCCGTGGCAAACAGGCTGAAGGCGGCGTCCGGGGGCAGCCGGTGGTGCGCCACCAGCGCCGCGAGCGCCACGTCTATATTGGGCTGCAGCCCGGTCAGCACGCTCACCTGCCCGATGAAGCGCGCGATCACCGGCGGCGGCTCGAACAGCGCCAGCAACGCCGCGGCGCGCGGGTCGCCATCGGGATAGATGTGGTGCCCGAAGCCGGCAAACGCAAGGCCGCTGGACAGATGGTTTTCCAGCACCTGGTCCGCACCCAGGCGCTCCACCTCGCTGAACAGCGCCTGCACCCGCCCCGAGGCATCGCCATGCAGCGGGCCGGAAAGCGTGGTCAACCCGGCCAGCAGGCAGGCGGGCAGCGAGGCGCCCGTCGAGGCCGTGATGCGCGACACAAAGGCCGAGCTGGTCAGCTCGTGATCGACCAGCAGCACCATGGCCGTGCGCAGCAGCTCGGCCACCCGGGCCGGCTGTTTCCACCCCTTGGCAAAGCGCAGATGCAGGGGCTGGCCCGCCGGCGCGGCGCCAAACGCATCGGCCAGTTGGCCCACCAGGCCCTGGGCCTCGGCATGGAGCACGCGGGTCAGGCGCCCGCGCGTGGAATGGCCGCTGGCCGCCAGTCCGGCCAGCACGGTGAAGGCGGCCTCCCGCCCGGCTTTGCCCGAACGCCGCGGCGCAGGGGCCACGCCGAAGTCCACGGCCTGTTCGGCGCCCCAAAGCAGCTGCGCCACCTCCTCCAGCGTGGCCGAACGGGCCAGGCCGACCGCATCCTGTCCGCGGTAATACGGGCGGCCGCGTGCAAAGGTGCACAGGGCCGTCGGGATACTGGGCTCGGCGCCAAAAAGCGTGTTGGCGGCCACTGTCTCGTGCTTGCGGCCCGCCTCCTTGCGCTTTGCCAGGCCGGCCACGTCCTCGGCGCGGTACAGGCTGCGGCGCGTATCGGCCGCATCGGGCATCACTTCGATCTTGCCGCGGCTGACATAGGCGTACACGGTCTGCGGCTGCACGCCCAGCCGGGCGCATGCCTCTTTCATCGAGATCCAGGAAGCCATGGGAAAACACCTATGCTTTATATGTGTTGATTTTATACATCAATATTGACCCGTTTATCAATGGTTAACTAGGATGCATTCACTGCTGAAACAACCTGGTCCCGAACGATGAAGCCCCATGTGCTGCAACTCAATCCCATCCTGATCCCGTCCATCAACGAGGAGTTGGCGTCGCTCTACACAATGCACAAGTTCTATGAGCTGGCGGCCCAGCAGGCCTGGCTGGTGGAGCATGGCGAGCACATTGACGCCGTGATCACCGGCGGGCATACCGGCATTTCCCAGGCCATGCTGGC
Coding sequences:
- a CDS encoding LacI family DNA-binding transcriptional regulator, translating into MTQAPRRTRRSSGRTTLADVARHAGVSPITVSRALRGERGVDPQLVQRVQEAADTLGYVPDPAARALASQKSSQVLVLVPLLSNALFVDLLEAVHRTLFPEGFQPLIGVTHYDSAEEELLLRTYLPHRPAGLLVTGFDRSDTALQLIAQSGVPCVHLMETSDSPGVACVGFSQTDAGAAITQHLLDRGRRRIAFCGAQLDPRVLQRAEGYRRCLRAAGLYDPGLELLSPERSSIALGARLFEQMLQRMPDIDAIFFCNDDIAQGGLLAAHRLGVAVPSRIAVAGFNDLAGSDQMVPPLTTVRTPRSEVGREGASMLLGMMRGTPAPAQCVQLGYELIVREST
- a CDS encoding citrate synthase family protein; its protein translation is MASWISMKEACARLGVQPQTVYAYVSRGKIEVMPDAADTRRSLYRAEDVAGLAKRKEAGRKHETVAANTLFGAEPSIPTALCTFARGRPYYRGQDAVGLARSATLEEVAQLLWGAEQAVDFGVAPAPRRSGKAGREAAFTVLAGLAASGHSTRGRLTRVLHAEAQGLVGQLADAFGAAPAGQPLHLRFAKGWKQPARVAELLRTAMVLLVDHELTSSAFVSRITASTGASLPACLLAGLTTLSGPLHGDASGRVQALFSEVERLGADQVLENHLSSGLAFAGFGHHIYPDGDPRAAALLALFEPPPVIARFIGQVSVLTGLQPNIDVALAALVAHHRLPPDAAFSLFATARSIGLLAHSLEQLQVAQVIRPRGRYVGVVPETAEGHRP